In the genome of Pseudomonas sp. HS6, one region contains:
- the ruvB gene encoding Holliday junction branch migration DNA helicase RuvB: MIEADRLIAATHSPREREEVQDRAIRPVSLAEYIGQPTVREQMELFIQAARGRNESLDHTLIFGPPGLGKTTLANIIAQEMGVSIKSTSGPVLERPGDLAALLTNLEPHDVLFIDEIHRLSPIVEEVLYPAMEDFQLDIMIGEGPAARSIKLDLPPFTLVGATTRAGMLTNPLRDRFGIVQRLEFYSTADLATIVSRSANILGLPLDPEGAFEIARRARGTPRIANRLLRRVRDFAEVRAKGHITKSVADLALNLLDVDEHGFDHQDRRLLLTMIEKFDGGPVGIDSLAAAISEERHTIEDVLEPYLIQQGYIMRTPRGRVVTRHAYLHFGLNIPSRMGEMPVVDEFLDAVDD; the protein is encoded by the coding sequence GTGATTGAAGCTGATCGTCTGATCGCCGCTACGCACAGTCCGCGTGAGCGCGAAGAAGTCCAGGATCGGGCGATACGTCCCGTCAGCCTGGCCGAGTACATCGGCCAGCCGACCGTTCGCGAGCAGATGGAACTGTTTATCCAGGCCGCCCGTGGCCGCAACGAATCCCTCGACCATACCTTGATCTTCGGCCCGCCGGGTCTGGGCAAGACCACGCTGGCCAACATCATTGCCCAGGAAATGGGCGTGTCGATCAAAAGCACCTCGGGCCCAGTGCTTGAGCGTCCGGGTGATTTGGCGGCGCTATTGACCAACCTTGAACCGCACGACGTGCTGTTCATCGATGAAATTCATCGTCTGTCGCCAATCGTCGAAGAAGTGCTGTACCCGGCGATGGAGGATTTCCAGCTCGACATCATGATCGGCGAAGGGCCGGCGGCGCGCTCAATCAAGCTTGATCTTCCGCCGTTCACGCTCGTCGGCGCAACGACGAGGGCGGGGATGCTGACCAATCCGTTGCGTGACCGTTTCGGTATCGTCCAGCGTCTTGAGTTCTACAGCACCGCGGACCTGGCGACGATTGTCAGCCGTTCGGCGAACATCCTCGGCCTGCCGCTGGACCCGGAAGGCGCTTTCGAGATTGCCCGTCGTGCCCGTGGCACGCCGCGAATCGCCAACCGTCTGCTGCGCCGGGTACGGGATTTCGCCGAAGTCCGGGCCAAAGGTCATATCACCAAGTCAGTCGCTGATCTGGCACTGAACCTGCTGGATGTCGACGAGCACGGCTTCGATCATCAGGACCGGCGTCTGCTGCTGACCATGATCGAGAAGTTCGATGGCGGACCGGTCGGTATCGACAGCCTGGCGGCGGCGATCAGCGAAGAGCGCCACACTATCGAAGATGTGCTGGAGCCGTACCTGATTCAGCAGGGTTACATTATGCGTACGCCGCGGGGCAGGGTGGTGACCCGGCACGCGTACCTGCATTTTGGCTTAAACATTCCGTCACGAATGGGCGAGATGCCTGTGGTAGACGAGTTTCTCGATGCCGTGGACGATTAA
- the ybgC gene encoding tol-pal system-associated acyl-CoA thioesterase: protein MRAQNGLESFAHRCRVYYEDTDAGGIVYYVNYLKFMERARTERLRELGFAQSALAGEDLLFVVHSSEARYHAPARLDDELLVSADVIELNRASLRFRQQVRRATDNVLLCEGQFLVACVRTNSLKPRALPEDLRAAFADAVGTGTHLKQEIKRGS, encoded by the coding sequence ATGCGCGCGCAAAACGGGCTTGAGTCGTTCGCACATCGTTGTCGCGTTTATTACGAGGACACCGATGCGGGCGGCATCGTGTATTACGTTAATTACCTCAAGTTTATGGAACGGGCTCGAACCGAGCGGCTCCGAGAGCTGGGCTTTGCCCAGTCGGCGCTGGCAGGGGAGGACCTGTTGTTCGTCGTGCACTCCAGCGAAGCGCGATATCACGCGCCGGCGCGACTGGACGACGAGCTTCTGGTAAGCGCTGATGTAATCGAATTGAACCGTGCCAGCCTGCGCTTTCGACAGCAGGTCAGGCGGGCAACGGATAATGTGCTGCTCTGTGAGGGGCAGTTTCTGGTGGCCTGTGTGCGCACTAACAGTTTGAAACCCCGGGCCCTTCCCGAAGACTTGCGTGCGGCTTTCGCCGACGCGGTCGGCACGGGTACACACTTAAAGCAGGAGATAAAGCGTGGAAGCTAA
- the tolQ gene encoding protein TolQ: MEANVVDHSSMWSLVSNASIVVQLVMLTLVAASVTSWIMIFQRSNLIRAGRRALESFEERFWSGIDLSKLYRQAGSNPDPDSGVEQIFRAGFKEFSRLRQQPGVDPEAVMEGVARAMRVAISREEEKLEQSLPFLATVGSVSPYIGLFGTVWGIMNSFRGLASAQQATLATVAPGIAEALIATAIGLFAAIPAVIAYNRFSARSETLLSRYYTFADEFQAILHRKVHTSEE; encoded by the coding sequence GTGGAAGCTAACGTCGTCGACCATTCCTCCATGTGGAGCCTGGTCAGCAATGCCAGCATCGTGGTGCAGTTGGTAATGTTGACTCTGGTGGCCGCATCGGTGACCTCATGGATCATGATCTTTCAGCGCAGCAATCTGATACGCGCCGGTCGACGTGCCCTGGAGAGCTTCGAGGAGCGCTTCTGGTCGGGTATCGACCTGTCCAAACTCTATCGTCAGGCCGGCAGCAACCCGGATCCGGATTCGGGCGTCGAGCAGATCTTCCGTGCCGGTTTCAAAGAGTTCTCGCGTCTGCGCCAGCAGCCGGGTGTCGATCCTGAAGCAGTGATGGAAGGCGTGGCCCGTGCCATGCGTGTTGCCATCTCCCGCGAGGAAGAAAAACTCGAGCAGAGCCTGCCATTCCTCGCCACCGTCGGTTCGGTCAGCCCGTACATCGGTCTGTTCGGCACGGTCTGGGGGATCATGAACTCCTTCCGCGGCCTGGCCAGCGCACAACAAGCCACTCTGGCCACTGTGGCTCCAGGCATCGCCGAAGCCCTGATCGCCACCGCGATCGGCCTGTTCGCCGCGATCCCGGCCGTTATCGCTTACAACCGTTTCTCTGCCCGCAGCGAAACCTTGCTGAGCCGCTACTACACCTTCGCCGATGAATTCCAGGCGATCCTGCACCGCAAAGTGCACACCAGCGAAGAATAA
- the tolR gene encoding protein TolR has protein sequence MTRARHKRKPVAEMNVVPYIDVMLVLLVIFMVTAPMLNQGVKVDLPKVSSEALPQDNNTQVLTISIKADKTYYWNLGSEVDTEKQQDRAMTLPQMTDAVTKIIRAGTEGGKRTQVFIRGDKSVDYGSVMGAMGGLQKAGVGNVGLITEAP, from the coding sequence ATCACTCGAGCCCGACACAAGCGCAAGCCGGTCGCCGAGATGAACGTAGTGCCTTACATCGACGTGATGCTGGTGCTGCTGGTCATCTTCATGGTGACTGCGCCGATGCTCAATCAGGGCGTGAAAGTGGATCTGCCCAAGGTTTCCAGCGAAGCCTTGCCGCAGGACAACAACACCCAGGTGCTGACCATTTCGATCAAGGCTGACAAGACCTACTACTGGAACCTTGGCAGCGAAGTCGATACTGAAAAGCAACAGGACCGGGCCATGACCCTGCCACAGATGACCGATGCGGTGACCAAGATCATTCGCGCCGGCACTGAAGGCGGCAAGCGCACCCAGGTCTTCATCCGTGGCGACAAGTCCGTCGATTATGGCTCCGTCATGGGCGCCATGGGCGGGTTGCAGAAAGCCGGGGTCGGTAATGTTGGCTTGATTACCGAGGCCCCCTAA
- the tolA gene encoding cell envelope integrity protein TolA, protein MQQQREPSASESYFWPSVWAIGLHVLVFGMLFVSFALTPELPVAKPIVQATLYQLKSKSQATTQTNQKIAGEAKKSAARQTEVEQMEQKKVEQEAVKAAEQKKEEAAQKAEEAKQADEAKKAEQAKKADEAKKTEDAKKAADAKKAEEKQLADIAKKKAEEEAKKAAEEEAKKEAAEEAKKKIVEDAKKKAAEDAKKKSEAEEAKKKVAEDAKKKAAADAAKKKAQDAARKSVEDKKAQALADLLSDKTERQQALADEVGDETAGNFDDLIRSRASEGWAQPPSARKGMKVVLQINMLPDGTISGVSVAHSSGDAPFDSSAVAAVKNIGRLTEMQGLKPADFAPYRSFKMTFTPEDLAL, encoded by the coding sequence ATGCAGCAACAGCGAGAGCCGTCCGCCTCGGAAAGCTACTTCTGGCCTAGTGTCTGGGCGATTGGCTTGCACGTGCTGGTGTTCGGCATGCTGTTCGTCAGTTTTGCCCTGACGCCGGAGCTGCCGGTGGCCAAGCCGATTGTCCAGGCGACCCTGTACCAGCTGAAATCGAAAAGTCAGGCAACCACCCAGACCAATCAGAAGATTGCGGGTGAGGCGAAGAAATCCGCCGCGCGCCAGACCGAAGTCGAGCAGATGGAGCAGAAAAAGGTCGAGCAGGAAGCGGTGAAGGCTGCGGAACAAAAGAAAGAAGAAGCGGCTCAAAAGGCCGAGGAAGCCAAGCAGGCCGATGAGGCGAAAAAAGCGGAACAGGCGAAGAAGGCTGACGAAGCCAAGAAAACCGAAGACGCGAAGAAAGCCGCCGACGCCAAGAAGGCAGAAGAGAAACAATTGGCTGATATAGCCAAGAAGAAAGCCGAAGAAGAGGCCAAGAAGGCTGCTGAAGAAGAGGCCAAGAAAGAGGCCGCTGAAGAAGCCAAGAAGAAAATCGTCGAAGACGCGAAGAAGAAAGCCGCCGAAGACGCCAAGAAGAAATCCGAAGCTGAAGAGGCGAAGAAGAAAGTCGCCGAAGACGCCAAGAAGAAAGCTGCTGCCGATGCTGCGAAGAAGAAAGCGCAGGACGCGGCACGCAAATCGGTCGAGGACAAGAAGGCTCAGGCTCTGGCCGACCTGCTGTCCGACAAGACCGAACGTCAGCAGGCTTTGGCAGATGAGGTTGGCGATGAAACCGCAGGCAACTTCGATGATCTGATTCGTTCGCGAGCATCTGAAGGTTGGGCGCAGCCTCCGTCGGCCCGCAAAGGCATGAAGGTGGTACTGCAAATCAACATGCTCCCTGACGGAACGATCTCCGGTGTTTCGGTTGCTCATTCCAGCGGTGATGCGCCGTTCGACAGCTCTGCCGTCGCGGCTGTAAAAAATATTGGTCGATTGACCGAAATGCAGGGTCTGAAGCCAGCGGATTTCGCACCCTATCGTTCATTCAAGATGACATTCACACCTGAGGATCTAGCCTTGTGA
- the tolB gene encoding Tol-Pal system beta propeller repeat protein TolB: MFCFAGLASADEKNILVSSGSSQATPIAVVPFGFQGGAVLPDDIAEIVGNDLRNSGYYAPIPKQNMISQPSQPSEIIFRDWKAVGAQFIMVGNIVPAGGRLQVQWALFNVATEQKVADGSVSGTTEQLRDMAHFISDQSFQKLTGIDGAFSTRLLYVTAERFSEKNTRYTLQRSDYDGARAVTLLQSREPILSPRFAPDGKRIAYVSFEQKRPRIFMQNIDTGRREQITNFEGLNGAPAWSPDGNRLAFVLSKDGNPDIYVMNLGSRQITRVTAGPGINTEPYWGKDGSTIYFTSDRGGKPQIYKTSASGGGAERVTFIGNYNANPKLSADEKTLVMIHRQDGFTNFKVAAQDLQRGSVKILTDSTLDESPTVAPNGTMVIYATRQQGRGVLMLVSINGRVRLPLPTAQGEVREPSWSPYLK, from the coding sequence ATGTTCTGCTTTGCAGGACTGGCCTCGGCAGATGAAAAAAATATCCTGGTCAGCAGTGGCAGCTCCCAGGCAACGCCAATTGCCGTCGTGCCGTTCGGATTCCAGGGCGGCGCCGTCCTGCCGGATGACATTGCTGAAATCGTTGGTAACGACCTGCGCAACTCGGGTTACTACGCACCGATTCCAAAGCAGAACATGATCAGCCAGCCAAGCCAGCCGAGCGAAATCATCTTCCGTGACTGGAAGGCGGTAGGTGCTCAGTTCATCATGGTCGGCAACATCGTTCCGGCCGGTGGTCGCTTGCAAGTGCAGTGGGCTCTGTTCAACGTCGCCACCGAGCAGAAAGTGGCAGACGGCAGTGTTTCCGGTACGACCGAGCAACTGCGCGACATGGCGCACTTCATCTCTGACCAGTCGTTCCAGAAATTGACCGGTATCGATGGTGCGTTCTCGACTCGCCTGCTGTACGTGACGGCTGAACGCTTCTCCGAGAAGAACACCCGTTACACCCTGCAGCGTTCGGACTATGACGGTGCCCGCGCCGTGACCCTGCTGCAGTCGCGCGAGCCAATCCTGTCGCCGCGTTTCGCACCGGACGGCAAGCGTATTGCCTATGTGTCGTTCGAGCAGAAGCGCCCACGCATCTTCATGCAGAACATCGACACCGGTCGCCGTGAGCAGATCACCAACTTCGAAGGCCTGAACGGCGCGCCAGCCTGGTCGCCGGACGGCAATCGCCTGGCGTTCGTACTGTCGAAAGACGGCAACCCGGACATCTATGTGATGAACCTCGGTTCGCGTCAGATCACCCGCGTGACCGCAGGTCCTGGCATCAACACCGAACCGTACTGGGGCAAGGATGGTTCGACCATCTACTTCACCTCGGACCGTGGCGGCAAACCACAGATCTACAAGACCAGCGCAAGTGGCGGCGGTGCGGAGCGAGTGACCTTTATCGGTAACTACAACGCCAACCCGAAGCTTTCGGCAGATGAAAAGACCCTGGTAATGATCCATCGCCAGGACGGATTCACCAATTTCAAGGTGGCAGCCCAGGATTTGCAGCGAGGAAGTGTAAAAATCCTCACTGATAGCACTCTGGACGAGTCGCCTACTGTTGCGCCCAACGGCACCATGGTAATCTACGCCACCCGCCAACAGGGCCGGGGAGTCTTGATGCTCGTGTCCATTAATGGACGCGTTAGGCTCCCGCTTCCTACCGCTCAAGGCGAAGTCAGAGAACCGTCCTGGTCCCCTTACCTGAAGTGA
- the pal gene encoding peptidoglycan-associated lipoprotein Pal has protein sequence MEMLKFGKFAALALAMAVAVGCSSKGGDNAGEGAVDPNAGYGANTGAVDGSLSEEAALRAITTFYFEYDSSDLKPEAMRALDVHAKDLKANGARVVLEGNTDERGTREYNMALGERRAKAVQRYLVLQGVSPAQLELVSYGEERPVATGNDEQSWAQNRRVELRK, from the coding sequence ATGGAAATGCTGAAGTTTGGTAAATTTGCTGCGCTGGCTCTGGCCATGGCTGTAGCTGTAGGTTGCTCGTCCAAAGGCGGCGACAACGCCGGTGAAGGCGCTGTTGATCCAAACGCTGGTTACGGCGCAAACACTGGTGCCGTTGACGGTTCCCTGAGCGAAGAAGCTGCTCTGCGCGCAATCACCACCTTCTACTTCGAATACGACAGCTCGGACCTGAAGCCAGAAGCCATGCGCGCTCTGGACGTTCACGCCAAAGACCTGAAAGCAAACGGCGCTCGCGTTGTTCTGGAAGGCAACACCGACGAACGTGGTACTCGTGAGTACAACATGGCACTGGGCGAGCGTCGTGCGAAAGCCGTTCAGCGCTACCTGGTACTGCAAGGTGTTTCCCCAGCTCAGCTGGAACTGGTTTCCTACGGCGAAGAGCGTCCAGTTGCTACCGGCAACGACGAGCAGTCCTGGGCTCAAAACCGTCGCGTCGAACTGCGTAAGTAA
- the ybgF gene encoding tol-pal system protein YbgF — translation MRTCRRAVTVLALSLAPLAAWAAVPVVDDNSGYNNSGSSYPPAGYGTNGAYAGGAASAPASAQGMLFNQLQQMQDQISRQQGVIEELQNQVARMKQESLERYQDLDRRIGSGAAPAATPENSSAGGDASAAAGAAAGAGAAAAAQAPAAGGEPADPAKEKLYYDAAFDLIKAKDFDKASQAFAAFLRKYPNSQYAGNAQYWLGEVNLAKGDLQGAGQAFAKVSQLYPKHAKVPDSLYKLADVERRLGHTDKVKGILQQVVSQYPGTSAAQLAQRDLQRM, via the coding sequence ATGCGAACGTGCCGTCGTGCTGTAACTGTTTTGGCTCTCAGCCTCGCGCCGCTTGCGGCGTGGGCTGCGGTTCCTGTGGTCGATGACAACTCCGGTTATAACAATAGCGGGAGCAGTTATCCGCCTGCGGGTTACGGTACGAACGGCGCCTATGCCGGGGGAGCGGCTTCGGCCCCTGCCTCGGCACAAGGCATGCTGTTCAACCAATTGCAACAAATGCAGGATCAGATATCGCGCCAGCAAGGTGTGATCGAAGAACTGCAGAATCAGGTTGCGCGCATGAAGCAAGAGTCCCTGGAGCGATACCAGGATCTTGATCGGCGCATAGGATCCGGTGCTGCACCTGCCGCGACTCCTGAGAATTCTTCTGCCGGTGGCGATGCAAGTGCTGCTGCCGGTGCCGCTGCTGGAGCCGGGGCTGCTGCGGCCGCCCAGGCACCTGCCGCGGGTGGCGAACCGGCTGATCCGGCCAAGGAAAAGCTGTATTACGATGCAGCCTTTGACCTGATCAAGGCCAAGGATTTCGACAAGGCCAGCCAGGCTTTCGCCGCTTTCCTGCGTAAATACCCGAACAGCCAATATGCGGGCAATGCCCAGTACTGGTTGGGTGAGGTGAACCTGGCCAAAGGCGATCTGCAAGGTGCAGGTCAGGCTTTTGCCAAGGTTTCGCAGCTGTATCCCAAGCACGCCAAGGTGCCAGATTCGTTGTACAAGCTGGCTGACGTAGAGCGCCGGCTCGGTCACACCGACAAGGTCAAAGGCATTCTGCAACAGGTGGTGTCCCAATATCCGGGTACGTCCGCCGCTCAGTTGGCCCAACGCGATCTGCAACGCATGTAA
- the queE gene encoding 7-carboxy-7-deazaguanine synthase QueE, with amino-acid sequence MQDTLRITEVFYSLQGETRTAGLPTVFVRLTGCPLRCQYCDSAYAFSGGTIRTLDDILEQVAGFRPRYVCVTGGEPLAQPNAIPLLKQLCDAGYEVSLETSGALDISAVDPRVSRVVDLKTPDSKEAHRNRYENIELLTPNDQVKFVICSREDYDWAVSKLIQYGLERRAGEVLFSPSHHDLNARDLADWVVADNLPVRLQLQLHKYLWNDEPGR; translated from the coding sequence ATGCAAGACACATTGAGAATCACCGAAGTTTTCTACTCGTTGCAGGGGGAAACGCGGACTGCCGGGCTGCCCACGGTTTTTGTGCGCCTGACCGGTTGCCCATTGCGTTGCCAGTACTGCGACAGTGCCTACGCATTCAGCGGCGGCACCATTCGTACACTCGACGATATCCTCGAGCAAGTAGCCGGGTTCCGCCCGCGCTATGTTTGTGTCACTGGCGGTGAGCCGCTGGCACAGCCCAATGCTATCCCTTTGCTCAAACAGTTGTGCGATGCCGGCTACGAAGTCTCGCTGGAAACCAGCGGTGCGCTCGATATTTCGGCGGTCGATCCGCGGGTCAGTCGAGTTGTCGACCTGAAGACACCCGATTCGAAAGAAGCCCATCGCAACCGTTACGAGAACATCGAATTGCTGACCCCCAACGATCAGGTGAAGTTTGTCATCTGCTCGCGGGAGGACTATGACTGGGCGGTATCCAAGCTGATTCAGTACGGTCTCGAGCGACGTGCAGGCGAGGTGCTGTTTTCCCCAAGCCATCATGATCTGAATGCTCGTGATCTGGCGGATTGGGTGGTGGCGGATAACCTGCCAGTGCGGTTGCAACTGCAGCTGCATAAATATCTATGGAATGATGAACCAGGGCGCTGA
- the queC gene encoding 7-cyano-7-deazaguanine synthase QueC → MTEQVNTNEKRAVILLSGGLDSATVVAMARAEGYACYTMSFDYGQRSHAELHAAARVARDLGVVEHKVIGLNLNGMGGSALTDTSIDIPEELGEGIPVTYVPARNTVFLSLALGWAEVLGARDIFIGVNAVDYSGYPDCRPEFIESFERMANLATKAGVEGNGFRIQAPLQNLSKAQIVQAGVKLGVDYGLTVSCYQADDNGRACGKCDSCRLRAEGFAAAGISDPTPYF, encoded by the coding sequence ATGACTGAACAAGTGAACACTAACGAAAAACGTGCGGTAATCCTGCTGTCTGGCGGTCTGGACTCGGCAACGGTCGTGGCCATGGCCCGGGCAGAGGGTTACGCCTGCTACACCATGAGTTTTGATTACGGTCAGCGCTCCCATGCCGAGTTGCACGCCGCCGCACGTGTGGCTCGTGACCTGGGTGTGGTCGAGCACAAGGTTATCGGCCTGAACCTGAACGGCATGGGCGGTTCGGCCCTGACCGATACCAGCATCGATATCCCGGAAGAGTTGGGTGAAGGTATCCCGGTCACTTACGTGCCGGCGCGCAACACGGTGTTCCTGTCACTCGCACTGGGCTGGGCTGAAGTCCTCGGCGCCCGTGACATCTTTATTGGTGTCAACGCGGTCGATTACTCTGGTTACCCGGATTGCCGTCCCGAGTTCATCGAGTCGTTCGAACGCATGGCCAATCTGGCGACCAAGGCTGGCGTGGAAGGCAATGGTTTCCGTATCCAGGCACCGTTGCAGAACCTCAGCAAGGCGCAGATCGTCCAGGCTGGTGTGAAGCTTGGTGTTGATTATGGGCTGACCGTTTCCTGCTATCAGGCGGACGATAATGGCCGTGCCTGCGGCAAATGCGACAGCTGCAGACTGCGTGCAGAAGGCTTCGCAGCGGCCGGAATCAGCGACCCGACACCTTATTTTTGA
- the nadA gene encoding quinolinate synthase NadA, with protein MTQISERLLVQAHLDAKQPKPLTAEEEAYYRSAIAAELKAQDAVLVAHFYCDPIIQALAEETGGCVSDSLEMARFGNAHPAKTVVVAGVKFMGETAKILNPEKRVLMPTLEATCSLDLGCPVDEFSAFCDQHPERTVVVYANTSAAVKARADWVVTSSCALEIVESLMDNGETIIWGPDKHLGTYIQRQTGADMLLWDGACIVHEEFKSKQLEDMKALYPDAAILVHPESPTSVIELADAVGSTSQLIAAAQSLPNKTLIVATDRGIFYKMQQLCPDKVFIEAPTAGNGAACRSCAHCPWMAMNTLERTLKCLKEGSNEIFVDPALIPQAIRPLKRMLDFTQAARMKLAGNA; from the coding sequence ATGACGCAGATTTCCGAACGCCTTCTGGTACAAGCCCACCTCGACGCCAAGCAGCCCAAGCCGCTGACCGCCGAGGAAGAGGCTTATTACCGTTCCGCCATCGCCGCCGAGCTCAAGGCTCAGGACGCGGTGCTGGTTGCACACTTTTATTGTGATCCGATCATCCAGGCCCTCGCCGAAGAAACCGGCGGTTGCGTTTCCGACTCGCTGGAAATGGCCCGCTTCGGCAACGCCCACCCGGCCAAGACCGTGGTGGTCGCCGGCGTGAAGTTCATGGGTGAAACCGCGAAGATTCTCAACCCGGAAAAACGTGTGCTGATGCCGACCCTCGAGGCGACCTGCTCGCTGGACCTGGGTTGCCCGGTGGATGAGTTCTCGGCGTTCTGCGATCAGCACCCGGAGCGCACGGTGGTGGTGTACGCCAACACGTCGGCGGCGGTCAAAGCCCGTGCCGACTGGGTGGTGACCTCAAGCTGCGCGCTGGAGATCGTCGAAAGCCTGATGGACAACGGCGAGACCATCATCTGGGGCCCGGACAAGCACCTGGGCACCTACATTCAGCGTCAGACCGGCGCCGACATGCTGCTCTGGGACGGTGCCTGCATCGTCCATGAAGAGTTCAAGTCCAAGCAGCTGGAAGACATGAAAGCGTTGTACCCGGACGCGGCTATCCTGGTGCACCCGGAGTCGCCGACCTCGGTGATCGAACTGGCGGACGCCGTCGGTTCCACCAGCCAGTTGATCGCAGCCGCGCAATCGCTGCCGAACAAGACCCTGATCGTTGCTACCGACCGCGGGATCTTCTACAAGATGCAGCAGCTGTGCCCGGACAAGGTCTTCATCGAGGCGCCAACCGCCGGTAACGGCGCAGCGTGCCGCAGTTGCGCGCATTGCCCGTGGATGGCCATGAACACCCTTGAGCGCACGCTGAAGTGCCTGAAGGAGGGTTCGAACGAGATCTTCGTCGACCCGGCGCTGATTCCCCAGGCGATTCGCCCACTCAAGCGCATGCTCGATTTCACTCAGGCTGCGCGGATGAAGTTGGCCGGCAACGCCTGA
- a CDS encoding RDD family protein, with translation MSKHLLIPQGDFPAVGLGRRLAAMFYDFLLCTALLIVTGGIYKMIQAAIIGEERLRLLTDAGKLDGDPLYSTVLLLVLFGFFAKFWTHAGQTLGMQVWGIRVQNADGTAISLWQALLRFMVSIASWLCAGLGFFWSLYDKQKRTWHDIYSDTQLVRVPKKAK, from the coding sequence ATGTCGAAACACCTGCTCATCCCTCAGGGCGACTTCCCCGCCGTCGGCCTGGGTCGTCGTCTGGCAGCGATGTTCTATGACTTTCTGCTGTGTACCGCTCTGCTGATCGTCACCGGCGGGATCTACAAGATGATCCAGGCAGCGATCATCGGCGAAGAGCGCCTGCGCCTGCTGACCGACGCCGGAAAGCTGGACGGCGACCCGCTGTACTCCACCGTACTGCTGCTGGTGCTGTTCGGCTTCTTCGCCAAGTTCTGGACTCACGCCGGCCAGACGCTGGGCATGCAGGTGTGGGGCATCCGCGTACAGAACGCTGATGGCACCGCGATCAGCCTGTGGCAGGCGCTGCTGCGGTTCATGGTGTCAATCGCGTCGTGGCTGTGTGCGGGTCTTGGATTCTTCTGGTCACTGTATGACAAGCAGAAGCGCACCTGGCATGACATCTATTCGGATACGCAACTGGTGCGGGTTCCAAAGAAAGCCAAATAA
- a CDS encoding cold-shock protein, whose amino-acid sequence MSQRQSGTVKWFNDEKGFGFITPESGPDLFVHFRAIQGNGFKSLKEGQKVTFVAVQGQKGMQADEVQAEG is encoded by the coding sequence ATGTCCCAACGTCAGAGCGGTACCGTCAAGTGGTTTAACGACGAGAAAGGTTTTGGTTTTATCACTCCAGAAAGCGGTCCGGATCTGTTTGTGCATTTCCGCGCTATTCAGGGCAACGGCTTCAAGAGCCTGAAAGAAGGCCAGAAAGTGACTTTCGTGGCTGTGCAGGGCCAGAAAGGCATGCAGGCTGACGAAGTACAAGCCGAAGGCTGA